The genome window ATATTTTCGTTTTGAGCGCAGAAATTTCTTGTTCATCATTTGTTCAATTGTCTTTTTACAACTTTCAGTAATCTGTTGAGTTTTCAATTCCATAATTTCTTCTGTTTCCTTTTTTCACTTTTTGGGATGTAGAATAACATGCTTGATATTTTACTTTATTGCCAATGCTGGAGTTGTAGTCATTTACAAAGTTGATCTAGGAATTCTCATCTTGTGGTCAAGAAACGAAAGAGATGAGTTCAGTTACAAAGTTACAAACACTTTATGAAACTGTAAGTACCCAGCGTGAATTAACTTACAAACAACCATTAATAAAAATGTagatttccttttgttttgttagtcTGTTCATTTATAGCACATGTTTTCTGTATTAGTGTTGTTCTTTTGAGATCAAATGCAACTATCTTTAAAGCTGTATTTCCTGCAATAAactttgcaatttttttaattgttgtaCTACCCCGAGATGCATAGAAGAACTGAGAATTAATGGACAAACAAGGATTGAATGCGCCCCTCTACCATATCTGTACAAATAGGCCTGACATATCTAACATTCTTAAGGAGTAAACTAGTTGTGTAAGTTCCAAAATCTGGAAAATCATGTTATTTGTCCGTACGTTGTGTGATATCCTTCTAGATTACCTTTTGATTTCATTCAACGTTGCAGTGACTTGTTTATATTTGTATAAATTAGGAGTTTCAAACGTTCTAAAGAGATCTATTCTGGCTGGTGCCCACAGAAAAGGAGGAATGTTTTCTTTGGGGTTCATCTATTGTTTGGAAGAGGGTAGGGTTTCAATAAGAGGATGCCCTGGGTTGCCGGATTCATTCTCATCCTGATCCACCATGGATTTTAGGGATTTTAGCCATTAGATTTGAATTCCATAACTATTAGATCCTCTGTTTTCAATCTCAGCCATTCACTTTTCATACCACTTAGTGCTATGTACTgttgaagaaaaattggaagaatagATAGAAGGTTTTAAACtcatattttgatgtttttctgtctgagttttttcttttttaatttctgCTTTGTTAGGTGACGTGAATATAGAACATTTGTCATGTTGGAGGTTTGTACTTTCAGCGATCTTTTGGTAAAGGTAGCAATTATGCAGATTGCGGGAGAGATTGTTAAAGGGGTCTCTTGTTAATTCTACTCTGTTGAACAAGTGTGGTCACTGAATGATAGGTATATGACTTTTATACGAGTGCTTAAACCGTTTAATTTTGAGAGTTTAATCAGGCTCATAAAGCCGTTAACGATCCTCTTTGATATGTTATCGGCCTGTTTAGATTAAACTTACAGGTGCTGCATATGTTGTTAGCAGTCCTCCCTTGTATTCTTACTCTACTGAAACAGATTGGATTTTACCTTGTTTTGATTTCCAAGTTTCTAGCCAATATCCAAGTTGAGTTTAGTCCTGCCCAGCTGAACTATCAACTAGCTAGTTGATTTAGTTGTTTGTCTCTTCAACTTGTTAGAACGAGTCCATATTGACGACATATCGACCATCCCGTTGAGAAGGGCAATCACGGTCAATTGTTCATAAAGTGGGATACTCAATTTGATATGGTACTGTATTGATATGGGATGTCAATTTGGTGTCGATTATGAATATTTATACGTTCTCTCAACATGTTGTTTATATAGATGTCGAAATTAGTGTCAATATATCTTGATATGTTGTCGAGTATAACGCTCCATAAACAGTGAGGCGGgatccctttgagaagggcctCGTGTGATCAAGCAGTCTACCAGTAGAGCGGGAGATTTGACATACGAAGTAAAGTGCCTTGAAGCTTCGCAGATTCAGCCCTACGCATGATCAACTTTTTGACGAGCCTTTTTCTTGTCATAAAATTTGTCATATGGCAGGCCAAGCCAATAATATGTGGGGGTGCTTATTaaattagaaaaatgatatccacacacttatttttacttctcatacacatttgtatgtttttttgtcattaatcttcttcaattcatttgatccaacggccgaaaattgaaaggaatgtgtgagaagtaaaaactGAGGGTGTGGATAACACTACCTTTAATTTAATGTCCAAAAACTTAGTTTTACATTCGATTATACAGAGAAACTGTTAACAGTTAATTTGATTATTAGGATCATATTACAGCACAAAGTATGTTTCTCTAGCTGCATATAACGGGTACATGCAAAGGAAGAGACACGTAACTCAGTTGGCTAAGACATTTACCCCTTGCACCCGAATTCCAAGCTCAATTTTCCTTTCCATCAATATCGCTTgtgcaataaataaaaaatcatgtacTGAAGAATTAATATCGCTTgtgcaataaataaaaaatcatgtacTGAAGAATTAAAAATCCAGATAATTCCAGAGCTCTTATTCCACCTGAGAAATAATCAAGTTGCTGTAGACTTTGAGTAATTAAGCAAGTGACTTATGCAGAGTACAATATCACATAACTGAAAAAGATTGTAATTCTCATTTGTCAGTGGAGACACTTCACCTTCCTTCTCCTTAAACCCTCCCTCACATGTAGTTGTTGCTTCCATGACTGTACTCACCCAGGTATTCGCCGTGCCATAATCCTCACTCAGAAATGCTCCGATCGCATCCGCCAACGTTGTGATCGCGTCCGAGTATAGCTGCAAGCAATCCTTCAAGCAAACCAGAGCAAAAGGATCCAAACTTTTGTTATTCGACAACTCCTTTATGGTCGAAAGCGTGTTGGTTGCATTGTGCAGTGCCAGCTCCATTGCTATCACTGCCAGTCCTTGAAGATTAGTCACATGGCTGACAGGCACTGCTTGGAGAGAAGCTGCACAAACGTTGTAGCTAAGCACGTCGGATTCAGCTGCGCATTTTTCGCAGGTTTGGGTGATTATGTCAACGGATATTGCAACGGCGGAGAGTTTTTCGTGAGGAATCATCAGGAAAAACAAGAAGCAGCACAAAGAGATTGAAAAGGAAGAAATGCGATGCATTTTTCCTTTGCTTTTGGCTTTCTTGCTGATACCAAGTGAGGTGTGTATGGTTCTAAAAATGGAATCCGGTTTGCAGAAAAGTATATAGAGGAAGCTTCCTGGATTTGTAGCACTTGTTCTCTTTTGTCTTCTGCTTCCTTGTTAACTGATCACGCAATCTATTATACTAGTTAACTGGTTTACTGATGTGTgagtttcttcttttttaacAATGCCGTATTCTATTTTAGACTGCCTTAATTAACGGAAAGTCGGATTCAATCATGAGTCGGATTCACATTACGTTAGAAAGGTGCTATAAAAGCCAATCGAGATGATACATTAAGAACATTTTACATATTAAACTAATTTAGTTTAATctaagggcaaatattattgtttaaagttgtCTCATTAAATGTTATACACCTAAACAATAAGACTTAAGAATATGTGATAGAGAGAATGTAATGTAAcaaagttagattcatgagacctttCTTTCTCAAACACATATTCTAAACATTCATGATCATATGATCGCTAATTTGGGACTAACAATCAAGTACGATAACATCATACTATGTCTTTTCTCTTCAGAGAGTGACTGGTCACAAATCATTGGTCTAAAAGACACCAAGGCAAATATGTAGGtcctcaatagagaatgagttcaacGAACATCATCAAAGAGGACAAGAGCGGAGCCACGAATTTTTTCTTGGGTGGGCTAGCTGAAATTAATACCATAAAatcatatgtttatttttttcttttgcttataaaaactatataataatcaatataaaagaataataatagaATATAAACTATTCTCAAAATCATAACCCTAACCGCCAAATTCAAGGACCGTATAAATAATATTACctgctaaataaataaataagtaaataaagagattaagaaTGTACCAAAGGTTACATTCATTGAAAAATCGCAATGGAAAGTAAGGAATTGCAGAGATAGGGATTTAATTGTGGactaaaaaaattctttttctttcttgggTAAGAAGCAAATAGCCTAAATCGCATAGAGTAAATGGTCTTTTTCTTTAACAACTAGGATAAAATGGGGGAGGAGAGATAGaactaatttattattaaaaagtATTATTTATTACGTATCCTCaactaaatatatatgaaataatAACCTATATTGAAATTGAGTATGCTAATATGCTACATGCATTAACATAAGCCATTAAGGTATAAGTTTAAAAAAGGATAGCGCTATTCTAAATAGCCTATTCTTACCCATATTTACCTCCTACACgcccttattaatttttgtcattcatcttcttcaattcattcgatccaaaAGTCAAAAATGAAGAgaaatgtgtgagaaataaaaatgggtCTGTGGATAACATTACACTTACAAAAAACCTCCCTAGGCTATAGCCCACCTTAGCCTTGTGGGTTGCTCCGCCCATGAAAGAGGAGTTCTtgtactcatgttatatgagaaCTCACTAGttgaaataataaaaagtaGTCATGTGACCCGAGTCACCacaattatcttgtgggtacgTCTTTGGTGATTTAATGATGCGTCATAACCCCAAGGTTTGCTAATGAAGAGAAACCAAAAACTCTCATCTCCTTTCACCATAGCCGGCCCCAAGGAGGAAGTTCACTAGCATGAATCTTCCTCCTAGGTTACTCATCTCCTCTTCACATCTCTCgccttgttatggagaaatTAGAGGTTTCCTCCCTTGGAAACTTTGGAGATTTTATTCATCAGGAATCCATGGAGAAAGAAGCAAAAGAATGAAGGGCCTCTCTTGGGCGATTAGCATTTGCCCATGCAAATAGAAATCTACTATCATGAATTCTCAACTATTTCTTATAGATCTAGACCTGGCATTTTTCACCCGACCCGTTAACCCGGcccgacccgacccgacccgttaaaatTAGTATTCGGGTGGGTGGTTAACGGGTCGGTTTGGGTGAACCCGCAAAACCAGTTTACCACCCGTTAAGACCCGTTAGTAAggacttttgtgtaatttcaacAGTCTTAATAGAACTTGAAGTAGGTTTCTGGTGTTTCGTCAAGCCCTCTTTGTGCACTAGGTCAAAATGCCTGGAAATTGTCACTTTTTCGTGGAGTGGAAAGAGCACTTTGTTTCGCAAGAGATGGGCAACCGTGTGGTTCACTATTTCTTGAAGGATTCTTCTGGAGAATCCATTCTTGCAGTTGTGGGTACTAAGAGGAGTGTTAGGCACATGTTCTATGTTGTTTCTGAGGAGTTTTTGCAAGTGCACGGAATCGAGAGCTTCAATAGTGCCAACTTTAAATGGAGGTCAAGAAGGGAAGTTGTGGATTGGCTTACATTTATGCTGTCAAAGCAGCTTATtcgtgggaaaaaaaaaaaaaaaaaaaaaaggttaacgggtgaaacgggttgaaacgggtgacccgttagcttaacgggttgggttcgggtgacccgttaagcttaacgggttgagttcggatgacccgttagcttaacgggtcgggttgaacccgacccaaacctaataaacccgacccgtttacaggtctatgTAGATCTAaattgagtcttggttcaccacacaAGTAGCCTTTGAATATCATGCGTAAGATTTGTTTGAAGTGCATATGAACATGCTTCCGCCTTTCAATTGTTAATTAGCTCTAtgtatgttgctcaaatgatcTTAGTTTAgccaaatttttccttcaacgTACAATCTCATACGCCCTCTCACATGTGACGAATTTTTTAGGCCAACATgcggccaattttaattgagtGATGGTTTAATATGTGGGCAAACCTTCCACTCCAAAACCAATTAGCAAATAGCAATCAAGACAATGATGCTACATTCGTTTTATTATCTCACCATCTACACGTCTAagtttttacttctcacacacatttgttaaattttttttgtcattaatcttcttcaattcatcaaatccaaTGGCCGAAAATTCgaagggatgtgtgagaagtaaaaacgAGAGTGTGGATGGCACCACCTTTAATTTAATGTCCAAAAACTTAGTTTTACATACGATTATACAGAGAAAATGTTACAGTTAATTTGATTATTAGGATCATAGTACAACACAAAGTATGTTTCTTTAGCTGCATATAACGGGTACatgcaaaggaaaagaaatgtaACTCAGATGGCTAAGACATTTACCCCTTGCACCCGAATTCCGAGCTCAATTTTCCTTTCCATCAATATCGCTTgtgcaataaataaaaaatcatgtacTGAAGAATTAAAAATCCAGATAATTGCAGAGCTCTTATTCCACCTGAGAAATAATCAAGTTGCTGTAGACTTTGAGTAATTAAGCAAGTTACTTATGCAGAGTACAATATCACATAACTGAAAAAGATTGTAATTCTCATTTGTCAATGGAGACACTTCACCTTCCTTCTCCTTAAACCCTCCCTCACATGTAGTTGTTGCTTCCATGACTGTACTCACCCAGGTATTCGCCGTGCCGTAATCCTCACTCAGAAATGCTCCGATCGCATCCGCCAACGTTGTGATCGCGTCCGAGTATAGCTGCAAGCAATCCTTCAAGCAAACCAGAGCAAAAGGATCCAAACTTTTGTTATTCGACAACTCCTTTATGGTCGAAAGCGTGTTGGTTGCATTGTGCAGTGCCAGCTCCATTGCTATCACTGCCAGTCCTTGAAGATTAGTCACATGGCTGACAGGCACTGCTTGAAGAGAAGCTGCACAAACGTTGTAGCTAAGCACGTCGGATTCAGCTGCGCATTTTTCGCAGGTTTGGGTGATTATGTCAACGGATATTGCAACGGCGGAGAGTTTTTCGTGAGGAATCATCAGGAAAAACAAGAAGCCGCACAAAGAGATTGAAAAGGAAGAAATGCGATGCATTTTTCCTTTGCTTTTGGCTTTCTTGTTAATACCAAGTGAGGTATGGTTCTAAAAATGGAATCTGGTTTGCAGAAAAGTATATAGAGGAAGCTTCCTGGATTTGTGGTACttgttctcttttttcttctgctTCCTTGTTAACTGATCACGCAATCTATTATACTAGTTAGCTGGTGTACTGATGTGccagtttcttcttctttttaaaaTGCCGTATTCTATTTTAAACTACTTTAATTAACGGAAAGCCGGATGCAATCTTGAGTCTGGAGAGCCTAGCATGTAGGCCTAGCAAACGGatcgtgtcagtcgtgttcgtgttgttttcgtgtaacacctgttatcttaacgggtcgtgtcgtgtcacatccGTTaccttaacgggtccttaacaggtcgggtcactttacccaacgggtaaagtgacccgacccgttataacccgttaagaaaaatatttttttttcttaaatttgcacataccacacattgtcacataaatattacttcaaaacattaaaacacatttgtcgtttaagtactacatctataCTTAAAAATaagagcctcataaaaaatatattcatacactactaatctattacaaatattaaatgtgcaatgatatgcaaaatgaaagcgtttttgttttcaaggttgtgaagcctttctcaaaagtttaaacattaccaatggaactcaaagcttaatgaaagtgacccactagtgtgtttattcgtactttcattaagtataacataagattttgtggtatccactagtgtaaatattttaaattgaagatcgaattcattcattgtattcatataggatcaaggagtgtagttgtaaaaaatcatcaaaatcggagttaaaataaccgttaaattgtgatttttcgtttataaccgtcgaaaaattTTATCCCATTacttaatcttaaaatgtttgttttttgcaattttttgcgtatgcgatctcgaagcatatacaaacaagtatgatggttagatcattgaaactagtttcgtagaatgcgtatcccatcaaaacaatagattaactaacacttaagagtttatttttactttcattaagtataacataagattttgtgatatccactaatgtaaatattttaaattgaagatcgaattcattcattgtattcatatagggtcaatgagtgtagctgtaaaaactcatcaaaatcggagttaaaataaccgttaaatcgtgatttttcgtttataaccgtcgaaaagttttgtctcgttacttgatctttgaatgtttgtttttcgcaatttttggcatatgcaatctcgaagtatatacaaacatgtttgatggttggatcattgaaactagtttcgtagaatgcgtatcccatcaaaacaatagattcactaacacttaagagtttattcttactttcattaagtataacataagattttgtggtatccactaatgtaaatattttaaattgaagatcgaattcattcattgtattcatatagggtcaatgagtgtagctgtaaaaaatcatcaaaatcggagttaaaataaccgttaaatcgtgatttttcgtttataaccgtcaaaaagttttgtctcgttacttgatctttgaatgtttgtttttcgcaatttttggcatatgcaatctcgaagtatatacaaacatgtttgatggttggatcattgaaactagtttcgtagaatgcgtatcccatcaaaacaatagattcactaacacttaaagagtttattcatactttcattaagtataacataagattttgtggtatccactaatgtaaatattttaaattgaagatcgaattcattcattgtattcatatagggtcaaggagtgtagctgtacaaaattatcaaaatcgaagttaaaataactgttaaatcgtgatttttcgtttataaccgtcgaaaagttttgtcctgttacttgatctctgaatgtttgttttttgcaatttttggcgtatgcgatctcgaagtatatacaaacatgtttgacagttggatcgttgaaactagtttcgtagaatgcgtatcccatcaaaacaatagattcactaacacttaaaagtttattcatactttcatcaagtataacataagattttgtggtatccactagtgtaaatattttaaattgaagatcgaattcattcattgtattcatatagggtcaaggagtgtagatgtaaaaaatcatcaaaatcgaagttaaaataaccgttaaatcatgatttttcgtttatacttgatctctgaatgtttattttttgcaatttttggcatatgcgatctcaaagcatatacaaacaagtttgacggttagatcgttgaaactagtttcgcaaaatgtgtatctcatcaaaataatagattcactaatacttaaagagtttatttatattttcattaagtataacataagattttgtggtatccactagtgtaaatattttaaattgaagatcgaaatcattcattgtattcatatagggccaaggagtgtagttgtaaaaaattatcacaattggagttaaaataaccgttaaattgtgatttttcgtttataaccgttgaaaagttttgtctcgttacttgatctctgaatgtttgtttttttcaatttttggcgtatgcgatctcgaagtatatacaaacatgtttgacggttcgatcgttgaaactagtttcttagaatgtgtatcccatcaaaacaatagattcactaacacttaagagtttattcatactttcattaagtataatataagattttgtggtatcccctagtgtaaatattttaaattgaagatcggattcattcattgtattcatatagggtcaaggagtatagctgtaaaaaatcatcaaaatcggagttaaaataaccgttaaatcgtgatttttcgtttataaccgtcgaaaagttttgtctcattgcttgatctgtgaatgtttgttttttttaattttttgttgatgcgatctcgaagcatatacaaacaagtttgacggttggattgttgaaattagtttcgtataattcgaatcccatgaagttcaatggtgtgtgtgtgtatatatatatttattaagtagatttaaatctatttattttgtatgtataattattatagtttttaggggtataaaatttaatttaaaatttaatatatatatatatataactattatagttaatattttgggggtataattattataattattatagttaatttaatatatatatatatatatatataattattatagtttttagggatataaaattgttaaattaatatatataattattatagtatttttttagggttataaaattattaaattaatattctgcttatcgtatatcgtgttacccacgtgtataccctaaccaacccgttatcttaacaggtgcttatcgggttacccgataacgacccgttttgttatcgtgtcgacccgaagaCCTATTAATTTCGTAttgtgtcgtgtcgggttatcgggtcgtgtcagaaATTATCAGGCCTACTAGTATGTTGTCATACTCAACTGGTCTAATCAACATATGCGTCAGTATTTTAACCTTGCCATTGGATTACTTCGATGAAGCAACTTTTGAGCAACTCCAACAGACTTGCCAAATGGAATGGTGTTTGTTActaagtacaaaaaactacataGGATAAACTAGCTCCAACCAACAGACTCTTCAACACATCTCACCAAATTTGGGACCTTGAGCTCACTCACTATATCTATGGACTCTTCACCCTATTCCACAAACAT of Malus sylvestris chromosome 6, drMalSylv7.2, whole genome shotgun sequence contains these proteins:
- the LOC126626608 gene encoding putative invertase inhibitor; its protein translation is MHRISSFSISLCCFLFFLMIPHEKLSAVAISVDIITQTCEKCAAESDVLSYNVCAASLQAVPVSHVTNLQGLAVIAMELALHNATNTLSTIKELSNNKSLDPFALVCLKDCLQLYSDAITTLADAIGAFLSEDYGTANTWVSTVMEATTTCEGGFKEKEGEVSPLTNENYNLFQLCDIVLCISHLLNYSKSTAT
- the LOC126626607 gene encoding putative invertase inhibitor isoform X2, whose amino-acid sequence is MHRISSFSISLCGFLFFLMIPHEKLSAVAISVDIITQTCEKCAAESDVLSYNVCAASLQAVPVSHVTNLQGLAVIAMELALHNATNTLSTIKELSNNKSLDPFALVCLKDCLQLYSDAITTLADAIGAFLSEDYGTANTWVSTVMEATTTCEGGFKEKEGGIRALQLSGFLILQYMIFYLLHKRY
- the LOC126626607 gene encoding putative invertase inhibitor isoform X1, coding for MHRISSFSISLCGFLFFLMIPHEKLSAVAISVDIITQTCEKCAAESDVLSYNVCAASLQAVPVSHVTNLQGLAVIAMELALHNATNTLSTIKELSNNKSLDPFALVCLKDCLQLYSDAITTLADAIGAFLSEDYGTANTWVSTVMEATTTCEGGFKEKEGEVSPLTNENYNLFQLCDIVLCISNLLNYSKSTAT